The Nostoc sp. 'Peltigera membranacea cyanobiont' N6 genome contains the following window.
AGTCTGCCAGTGATGAGCAAAAGCAGAGTCTTTAATGCTAACTCCTTCTGTAGCTTTGACAAACGCAAAGGTTTTACCAGAGTTTTTTACAGCCGTCCAATCTACTCTGCCGTCTTGATCGGCAACATCAATTCCTTGCATAAAATTCTTAACCTTTTTGAACAGTACAATACTGGACTTATCAGAGGCTCTAATTAAATTTATGCTATTTCTGGGTATTTTAGTAAATTACATAAATTTACTAGGGTTGAGTGGTAACAGCTTGCACCGGAGTCACTCTGACTTTGCCTGTACAAGGCTTGATTTCTTGTGTGACGGTTAAGTGCTGGTAAGCATTAGGAGGCGTGATTTCAATCTTACTAGAGATTGGGCAGTTTTGCTGTGGCGAACTAATGTGGTTGTATGCTAACTGAAATGAGGCTTGTTTTCCGGGAGCTAGAGTTACTTGTTGTCGAGGTTGCTTACTTGAAAAGTAAGTGTCCTTGGAACGGATAACTTTAACCCCTTCCAAAGGTTGGCCTTGTGCATCCAGTAGTGCCAATCCTGGATAACCGTAGAGGGTGCAAGGGGATGAGGCATTATTGGTGAAGGCGTAGGTGAGGGCAACATTCCCAACACCAGCATCTTCGGAGACTCGGCGGACTGACAATTGGTTGGTTTCA
Protein-coding sequences here:
- a CDS encoding DUF4232 domain-containing protein; this encodes MRILIMESSMLLLLTAITTGCVSSPSVTKQTQALPAITEQPTKEAVLTSTPTPTGKTTDNSTPEATIAKNPPRCETNQLSVRRVSEDAGVGNVALTYAFTNNASSPCTLYGYPGLALLDAQGQPLEGVKVIRSKDTYFSSKQPRQQVTLAPGKQASFQLAYNHISSPQQNCPISSKIEITPPNAYQHLTVTQEIKPCTGKVRVTPVQAVTTQP